In Pelomonas sp. SE-A7, one genomic interval encodes:
- the cyoE gene encoding heme o synthase, producing the protein MSSSTTSAAVPPLNPRWQQFYQLTKPRVVQLIVFCAVIGMALAIPGLPQGEQWLTLLAATAGIWLVAGAAAAFNCLIEQQIDAKMKRTAWRATAKGELSRSQTLLFSGLLCAAGSALLWFWVNPLTMWLTFATFVGYAIVYTVILKPLTPQNIVIGGASGAMPPVLGWAAMRGDVGPEAMLLCLIIFLWTPPHFWALALYRTEDYARAGLPMLPVTHGSDFTRLQVLLYTWILFAATLLPFLTGMSGWVYLAGAIVLGLRFCHYAWKLWRNYSDALARKTFLFSIWHLSLLFAALLVDHYLQPWLG; encoded by the coding sequence ATGTCCTCGTCGACGACCTCCGCCGCCGTGCCGCCGCTGAACCCGCGCTGGCAGCAGTTCTACCAGCTGACCAAGCCGCGCGTGGTGCAGCTGATCGTGTTCTGCGCCGTCATCGGCATGGCCCTGGCCATCCCGGGTCTGCCGCAGGGCGAGCAGTGGCTGACCCTGCTGGCGGCCACCGCCGGCATCTGGCTGGTGGCCGGCGCGGCCGCCGCCTTCAACTGCCTGATCGAGCAGCAGATCGACGCCAAGATGAAGCGCACCGCCTGGCGTGCCACGGCCAAGGGCGAGCTGAGCCGCAGCCAGACCCTGCTGTTCTCGGGATTGCTGTGTGCCGCCGGTTCGGCCTTGCTGTGGTTCTGGGTCAATCCGCTGACCATGTGGCTGACCTTCGCCACCTTCGTCGGCTATGCCATCGTCTACACGGTGATCCTGAAGCCGCTGACGCCGCAGAACATCGTCATCGGCGGCGCCTCGGGCGCGATGCCGCCGGTGCTGGGCTGGGCGGCGATGCGCGGCGATGTGGGCCCCGAGGCCATGCTGCTGTGCCTGATCATCTTCCTGTGGACGCCGCCGCATTTCTGGGCCCTGGCTCTGTACCGCACCGAGGACTACGCCCGCGCCGGCCTGCCCATGCTGCCGGTGACGCATGGCTCCGACTTCACGCGGTTGCAGGTGCTGCTCTACACCTGGATCCTGTTCGCCGCCACGCTGCTGCCTTTCTTGACGGGCATGAGCGGCTGGGTCTATCTGGCCGGCGCCATCGTGCTGGGCCTGCGCTTCTGCCACTACGCGTGGAAGCTCTGGCGCAACTATTCGGATGCGCTGGCCCGCAAGACCTTCCTGTTCTCGATCTGGCATCTGTCGCTGCTGTTCGCGGCCCTGCTGGTCGACCATTACCTGCAACCCTGGTTGGGCTGA
- a CDS encoding COX15/CtaA family protein — protein sequence MSGFDLAPLAKLLLLAALLGGLPLLWLWRRQRGAAVGSRAWLQGLTLLTLFLTFDLVVFGAFTRLTDSGLGCPDWPGCYGEAHPFAARAEIQAAQTAMPTGPVTHGKAWIEMTHRYLAGMVGFLILLLCFYGWRAKDEKGLPRPSPWWPTLTLVWVLVQGAFGALTVTMKLFPAIVTLHLLFGLGLLMLLAAQAQIYEPKLVALSPALRRGLLAVWLLVLLQVALGGWVSTNYAVLACDDFPSCHSGQWWPATDFAAGFTLWRHLGVDAQGGWLPYEALTAIHLTHRIGALVVTLALLALVWRLAQIGQCRWSRRLGAVLALQVLSGLSNVVLDWPIVAALAHTAGAGLLLTLLTVLMMRGRAKQ from the coding sequence ATGAGCGGATTCGATCTCGCACCGCTGGCCAAGCTCTTGCTGCTCGCCGCCCTGCTGGGCGGCCTGCCGCTGCTGTGGCTCTGGCGGCGCCAGCGCGGCGCGGCCGTGGGCTCGCGCGCCTGGCTGCAGGGGCTGACGCTGCTGACCCTGTTCCTGACCTTTGATCTGGTGGTGTTCGGCGCCTTTACCCGCCTGACCGATTCCGGCCTGGGCTGTCCGGACTGGCCGGGCTGCTACGGCGAAGCCCACCCGTTCGCCGCGCGTGCCGAGATCCAGGCCGCGCAGACGGCCATGCCCACCGGCCCGGTCACCCATGGCAAGGCCTGGATAGAGATGACCCACCGCTACCTGGCGGGCATGGTCGGTTTCCTGATCCTGCTGCTGTGCTTCTATGGCTGGCGCGCCAAGGATGAGAAGGGCCTGCCGCGGCCCTCGCCCTGGTGGCCCACGCTCACCCTGGTCTGGGTGCTGGTCCAGGGCGCCTTCGGCGCGCTGACCGTGACCATGAAGCTGTTCCCGGCCATCGTCACCCTGCATCTGCTGTTCGGCCTGGGCCTCTTGATGCTGCTGGCCGCGCAGGCCCAGATCTACGAACCCAAGCTGGTGGCCCTGTCGCCGGCCCTGCGTCGCGGCTTGCTGGCCGTCTGGCTGCTGGTGCTGCTGCAGGTGGCGCTGGGCGGCTGGGTCAGCACCAACTATGCGGTGCTGGCCTGCGATGACTTCCCCAGCTGCCATTCCGGTCAATGGTGGCCGGCCACCGACTTCGCGGCCGGCTTCACCCTCTGGCGCCACCTGGGCGTGGACGCTCAAGGCGGCTGGTTGCCTTACGAGGCGCTCACCGCCATCCATCTGACGCACCGCATCGGCGCCCTGGTGGTGACGCTCGCGCTGCTGGCCTTGGTCTGGCGCCTGGCCCAGATCGGCCAATGCCGCTGGTCGCGCCGGCTCGGCGCCGTGCTGGCGCTGCAAGTCCTCTCCGGCCTTTCGAACGTGGTGCTCGACTGGCCCATCGTCGCCGCCCTGGCCCACACGGCCGGCGCCGGCCTGCTACTGACCCTGCTGACCGTGCTGATGATGCGCGGCCGCGCAAAACAATAG
- a CDS encoding SURF1 family protein encodes MSRRWVVLAAALVGVVVTARLGWWQLDRAAEKKALQTALDAGERAAPLPASALLEQPMPLHRKVKLRGEWLADHTVFLDNRHMQGRSGFFAVTPLKLEGRDEFVLVQRGWLPVDPRQHDKLPQLETPAGLVDVEGRVAATPSRAYQLGEAGAGSIRQNLDPAAYARETGLKLLPLAVWQTAGADSLPRDWPAPDLGLSKHYGYAFQWFALAALILGLYVWFQVLRPRNR; translated from the coding sequence ATGAGCCGTCGCTGGGTAGTGCTTGCCGCGGCGCTGGTCGGCGTGGTGGTGACCGCACGCCTGGGCTGGTGGCAGCTCGACCGGGCGGCCGAGAAGAAGGCGCTGCAGACGGCGCTCGATGCCGGCGAACGAGCCGCGCCGCTGCCGGCCTCGGCCCTGCTGGAGCAGCCGATGCCCCTTCACCGCAAGGTCAAGCTGCGTGGCGAATGGCTGGCCGATCACACAGTCTTCCTCGACAACCGGCACATGCAGGGCCGCTCGGGTTTCTTTGCAGTGACGCCGCTGAAGCTGGAAGGTCGCGACGAGTTCGTGCTGGTTCAGCGCGGCTGGCTGCCGGTCGACCCGCGCCAGCATGACAAGCTGCCTCAGCTGGAAACTCCGGCCGGCCTGGTCGACGTGGAAGGGCGGGTGGCGGCCACGCCGTCGCGGGCCTATCAGCTGGGCGAAGCCGGTGCCGGGTCTATCCGGCAGAATCTCGACCCGGCCGCCTACGCCCGCGAAACCGGGCTGAAGCTGCTGCCGCTGGCGGTCTGGCAGACCGCGGGCGCCGACTCCCTGCCTCGCGACTGGCCGGCGCCCGATCTGGGCCTGTCCAAGCACTACGGTTACGCCTTTCAATGGTTTGCGCTTGCCGCGCTGATCCTGGGTCTCTATGTCTGGTTCCAAGTCCTCCGCCCCCGAAACCGCTGA